A single window of Archangium gephyra DNA harbors:
- a CDS encoding Imm26 family immunity protein, translated as MGKPKHKTGTFVRLALADGSFGYGRLLEPPHVAFYNHRTPEPDSDLDRISSKSVLFKIAVNLMALNAWEPIGWRALEEHLAQPLVQFRQDVGDFRRCTIFDTAGNKRAAEPQECVGLERAAIWEQDSVQERLLDAFLGRPNAAEEHLKVRLR; from the coding sequence TTGGGCAAGCCGAAGCACAAGACAGGCACGTTTGTCAGACTGGCGCTCGCCGATGGCTCCTTTGGATATGGGAGATTGCTCGAACCACCCCATGTTGCCTTCTACAACCACAGGACCCCGGAGCCGGACTCTGATCTGGACAGAATTTCGTCGAAATCCGTCCTCTTCAAGATTGCCGTCAACCTGATGGCCCTGAATGCGTGGGAGCCCATCGGATGGAGAGCGCTCGAGGAGCATCTGGCGCAGCCACTCGTCCAGTTCAGGCAGGACGTGGGAGACTTCCGTCGCTGCACCATCTTCGACACGGCTGGTAACAAGAGAGCCGCCGAGCCCCAGGAATGCGTGGGGCTCGAACGTGCCGCCATCTGGGAGCAGGATTCTGTCCAGGAACGCCTGCTCGATGCCTTCCTGGGGCGGCCCAACGCCGCCGAGGAGCACCTGAAGGTACGCCTGCGGTAG